Sequence from the Toxoplasma gondii ME49 chromosome Ib, whole genome shotgun sequence genome:
ATTGAGAAAGCGCTACTGTTTGTATACACTAAGCGTCTTTagagttttttctccgttttgcGCGTTTTCAGTCAAAGCACCCCTGATTCTGCAAGGGCATGCAATCTGAACGAGACTGGCAACATCCGCCCGATCGTGGCGCAACAGTGCAGTAATAAATTGCTGATGCTCACCTGCTCTACAACCTTCTGCAATCAATTAAAAGTGATGCTGTGACTTCTCAGACCTGTGCGTTCTAACTTTGTGAGGGAGGGAGGGGGGGTTGAGCTTTTCGTTGCGAGGGAAACGACCGCCTGTTCTGCGTCCCTGGTCTTCGACGAAACTTCGCCAAACGGTGTAGTGCATTTCAGGCGAGAAATTTGAACCCAGAAATCCGATAGAATTCGATGCTACACTCCAAGGTGAAAACCCGCTACTTCGCAATGTTCGCGGAAAAAAGCAAATTTGTTTCTTCCCTAACGGCCTGACGTCACTCTTGGCGTCTCTTCAAACAAAACGGCAGGTCCTGGGATTTTGACAGTAACACCGGTCGGAGCTCTGAGGTGTCAGAGAAATTTCTGTTGTAAAATTGCTAAGAGAAATGGAAATATCAGTGAGCAAGTGACTTCCACCCTTCACAGGAAACGCTAAGAACCCAACTGCATACGCCGGCACAGCGgtcgcgcctttctctgcgcctctcaTTTGAGGCGTCAGCTTTTGAGGTAAAACAAACGAGTTAATTGCTCCTCACCTGTGGATAAAGTTTTCACCAGACTCTCCTCCCGCCTGCGGGGATTTTCTCGTGTAccactgtctctttctgtgaaACTTGTGTCGCAGTACGGCTGATGAGTTGCGTAACACGCACGGTACGGTCCCTAGATAAGGAAAGTTCAAAACCCGTAGTTTTTCAAGAAGACTCAGGAGATTTACGCACATTTCTCAGGAGTTCGTGGCTAACGTTAGAATCCCCGGCTAAATCGAGCAGCACCTGAAAGGAATCTTTGCCAATGACACGCAACGAAAGTTTCCCCCTTGTGTGACGGTCTGACTTGATGATGTATTTCGTTTCATCGAAGGCGACCACGTGCATAGTCATTCATGCGATCTGTGGAACAAATAACCGTGTCGGGGAACGGCTCGAGCTTTTCCTGCGTAATtatctctgttttcctgACAGGGAGTTAAAAGATCTCGCGACCGACGACAACACAACGTATTATCTGCAGAGGAGAATTTGTGAGCGACTCTGCCATGTGACAGCCGAAGGCCCACCGCCAGCAGAGAACACCGGagcgtttttctcgacgAACCGTGAAACTGTTTCTGAGTTCCGGTATTTTCACACCAGCACAGCAAGCAGCTTGCCTTCGGTCACCGCAACAGGGATGCGTCTCTCGTATCCGACCCCGCTTCTATGAGAAAAGGACGTCGTCAACCACGTTTCAGCCTTCAGAAAGACAAAACGAGATAAAACAACCAGAATATGCACCAAACGCACAGGTGCGTTAAGACACCGGCCGTCGACCCTTGAGTATCTGCTTTTGTAAGTGCCGCATCTTCCGTTTCGTCATGCCGTTGTTCCCCTGAACGAATACACACATCAGAAAAACGGAGCAGAAAAAGTGAAGTAGCGGTGAAGAGGAATCAGTTACATCCATCACGCTAGCCGCTAGGTTTCTGAAGTTTTCTGAGTCCGGGGGTCTGCTTATAATGTGATAATTACAATCACATGAAAGAATATCGCTTCAGCACAGCAACCCGCCCCCGCCTAAACGACAAACCTCTTCAAACCGCCGCCAGGTTCCCGTCTCCGCCTCGCGCACCCTCGCTGTCACACGACGGAGACTGTTTCGATGTAAACAGTTCGTCACAAAAATCAAGAGAAATCCGAGCTCAACGACAGCCGCCCAGgcgcccctctctcctccagaaACGTCATCAAGACGCATGCCACTCTTCCTCAACCAAGGAAACAAATCTccgatgaagaagacacagctCCCCTGCGAAGCCCCCTAGGCCACCCAAAAcggttcttccttttctaAGAAGATCCATGAAGCTCGAAATCGACAACTGTGTATCTCAGTTATCGAAGACGTCCAGTTCTTTCTGTTCACGTAAATCTCCACGCAAAATACAACAtccagaaaaggagacacacaccaCCTTCGCCTGCAAACCGCTTTCGCGTCTCACGCATACCGAGCTACTCACATTTACGCACATACAGTCGTTGAAACTCGCGCCTTGGAAACAGTCTGACGCACAACTGTTCAGGAAAAACTTTAGAAAAACCGTTTATTCTCTTGCCCGAAACCTATGTTCAGGTCACCTTTTGTAGAATACATAGACACGGTTCAAGAACGCTAAACTGTTTCCCATCAACTACCATAGATTTCGTATCTTGAGCCCCGACTGCTCTAACTCTATGTGGTTCGTCTCGTCCACATCAATCTGCCGCACGGTCCGGCTCTCCCGGCCTCTCTCCTACATCTCCCAAACTCACCTCCCTGCAGATGTGACCAGGTTTTTCACCGAGCGCCAGAACGTCCTTATCTGCGCCGACGATCTGAGCAAAGTCTTCGTCGATCGTGAGGTCAAGCAGATCTTGAAGCAAGCGAGGATCGATGTCCTCGCTAAGGTCCTTTTCTTGCGTCGGCGGCGGAGCTCGAGAGGAAGCCACCGCTGCGAATGCCTttcctgcctctgcttctgcagacaATCTGTGTGACATGCGCTTTATCTCTTCCCCACTGTCGTCAAGGGTGCGTTCCCGAGGCGCTGACGAAGAGAGGCGGCTTTGGACTTCACTGTCGCAGGTCATTCCTCGCTCTGGCCTCGCCATTGCCTCGGCCGCGGGCTCACAGGTGTGCTCCCTTTGTTCGCTTCCCTGGTCACGATCTCCGATTTGCGCGCCCTGCGCCGCCTTGGCTGCGCCTTCGGTAGCTTTGTCCCCGTCTGGTGGTCCGCCGTTTGCGAAGCTCGCGGCGTTCGTCTgctccgtttctctgcgctcttGTTCGCCGTCATAGTAGCGCCCATCAGGCCCTCTGCACGCTGTGACGCGCCCAGACGCATGGTCTTTCAAGACCATCTTTGCCACCCGATACAAGTCCCACTGGCCGCCCTTCCCTCCTGCGGTGAACCTTCGTTTTTGCGCCAAACTCTCCAAAAACGCAGGCGCGTGCAGCTGCAGctctggaggagaaaggacgcCCGCAACTTGACCTCCAGAGACCCGCGGCTCGATCTGACGACCTGCCAGCTTCTTGGAAAGTCGAGGAGGCAACGGCGGAGGCGGGGGCGCGGCCGGAAGACCGTAGAGCCGAAGCAGCTGCCGCGGGATGCGGTCGCAAAGCAGCTGAATGGAGGGAATGAAGTCTCCTCTGGAACAGAATacgcgaaaaacaaagacacgTTCAGAAGGCATGGGAAGCCCCGTGAACGCTTGGTGCTGTGTCTAAAAAACGCGGCGCTCCATTTCACAAGACGCcatccacacacacataccCTGTCATGCATTGCCCGTCAACCGATTCGTCACACTCCTTCACAGCGTCCCTGATTGGCCCTGAGTCTTGTTCGCTACCAATCGAGGGATCAGCCGAGATGGAGGCACTGGCACAGTCAGAGAACTGGAACGTCCAATAGCTTCTGAAGTACTGACCCTAGCCTCTCACACTGTGTTGAAAGTGACTCTGTCAAGCACAACGCACTGCTCTTCTCGTCGCCACTCGTAGAGTCTCAAGGTCCCGGAAGTCACGCGACTTCTACAGCGTAACCGGACATTGAGTTAGCGAAAGACAGCCACTCGCGCTCGCTTCTCACAATGCCCTTTTTACCCCCACAAGCCCGGTCtgcccttctcttccgcctccctTTAACATcgagggaggagaacaaggaacgcagaggcaaaaaagccaggtgagaaagagaaaaggcgtccaggagagacgaagcctGAAAACCAGGAGACCTACCGCATGTGATCCAGCGGCAGGACGCCGTTCACCACCAGGTGGTGCTTCGTCGCAACACGTCTTGGAAAGACAAGACCTGGAGAAACAAATAATGCATTTTTCCTCGAGTTCAACACACAGCTGGCCTGCCGAAAACGGCGGACGCGAACCGGAGAATAGCCTTCAGCTGTGTTCTTTTCCATTCCCCAAGAGAAAGTACTACCGCTACGATTCCCGCTCCTTCCCGCTCTCGTCGCCACTACCGGAGACCTATGACAGAACGACTgtcgtgtcttctctgccttctaGACACACATGTCCGCCGTACGACAGACAGTTTACTTCCACGGCATTCTAGATACATGTTTactcttttctcgtttccttgcCCTTGCGAGACACGCAACCCCAATACACCTAACAAgacctcctccttctctctccctgcatctctttctctttccttttcttccctctgctcgTCAATCGAAGACGTTGCTTTTCTGCGCCTCGCCACACAGATGTCTCGGTGCGCCTCTCCCCCTCCTGCCACCTGCGCATCCCCCTGTTCGCGCCgcctcttcagctgcttctcaCATGTCGCCACTCGCTGCCATCTGTCTCCACTGCGTAGCAACTGCCTCTACTGtccctcgtctgtctcgaaCGGGGGGGGGGCTTGCCTGGACAATCGCAGAGAGTCAGTCCGGTGTCGCCGACGACGAGGGTCTGGAGGTGGCGAGTCTTTCCTGGCGTTCGCGAAACGGAGACTTTTTTTGATCCCAAGAGCGCATTGATTACGGAGCTTTTGCCCACGTTGGGGAAGCCGACGAGGCCGACGATGAACGGCGGCGGGGAGGCGAGCAAGGCGCTGTCTTCCGCGCTGCCTTTCTCCGCCTGCTCCCGCCGCTTGTGCGCTGCAAAGGAAGCCAAAAATTGGtcgcgacgcagagagagaagagcgagcagATCCTGGGTCTTGAGCAcaggaggcgacgaggcagaagtTGCGGGGGAATTTTCCACTTCGTCATCGAGCCAGCACCCGAGATACGCTCCGCCTCCCGAGCTGTCCTTGCCCTTGTCTCCTGCGCCTTCCTCCATCTCTtccgcgttctcctcttcctccggctgctcgtcgtcctcttcctttggggtcgtcttcgcctgctcacgccgttctccttcctgctctcGAGCCTGGTCTGTCAGCTCCTTCAgcgccgagaagaaaacatgactgacgttctccttcttcagcgcctCCGCCCACTTTTGCCGCACACTCGGTGGAATCAAATCTGCCTTGTTGACAACGAGGACGGCCtgagaggaacgagacgcAGACCACCGTCGCCaaccggagagagagagacagatggaacagggaagaaaagagacggcgAAAGAAGATGAATCGAGGCGAGAAGCACAAGAACCTCCACtggaggaaggggagaaaaatCCCTCGGGAAGAGGTTCAGGACAAGAAGAAGTAGAAAGAtccgagggagaagatgaaggctagacgagggaagaagatggatagactggagaaaacgaatgaaacggagaagagtaTGGAACAGAGGAAACCATAAAGGTGACCGTATGTAGAGTGCGACTGATATCTGTTACGACGTCTCTGTCtatgtttttctctctctttctctgcggaTGCAACGGTCTCTGAAGCGAGTCGCAGGCCTCTCCCCTGATTTTGTGCTTGGCTCTGAGGCGACACAGCTCTCCGCTCTTTCGACAGATGCCAGGAGCACGCGCAACCTTCCTTTCTTGGagtctctttgcttctccactctctcacTTCTTTTCTGGAGTCGACTTCCTTGACGAACTGTTCGAGGTCGCGGctgcggaagaagcggatGTCTCGGCCGTCCACGATCTGCAGCAGAAGGTGACTTTTCTCAACCACCCTCCAGAGCTGGCGCCAGACGTCTAGATTTCGCTCGAATGGGCTGAGAGAAACgccttgtttttcttccagaAAAGCAAGTTCGCGCCGCCACCGGAGAAACGCATCGCGCTCGAGCGCCTCCAGTTCAGCTGCTGTGCGCGGGAGAGCACCTCCAGAGGGGATAGCGTTCGAAGCAGCAGCCTCGACAGGTTCCTTTGACGCGACCGAACAACCGGACACAAAAGaactttcctcttcttcctctgccccCTTTCCgtcttgttccttctcctcgtcttgttcttcctcttcttccccttcttcttcttcttccccttcttcttcttcttctccttcaccttcctcttcttcaccttcttcttcttcaccttcttcttcttcaccttcttcttcttcaccttcttcttcatcttcctcttgtttctcctcatctcctagctcttctgcttcctgttctgcgtcttcctcttccatGTCCTCCTCTCGCaagtcttcctcttcgtccgcgAGTTCGCCGTCTGCGAGAGGACCTTTGGCGCCGGGCGCGGTCAGCCGGGGCTTGGAtttcccctttttcttcttgtcgtcttcgcgctgcttcttcttggaCCACTTGATCTGTTGCTCGCGGCGGTGGGCGCTCACGAACTCGACGTTATGGATCGTCGCTTCCTCCATCTTGCCTTTGAGGAGGACAGCGACGCGTtgcctgtttttcttcttccttttgcATCTCATCCGCAGCTCCGAGcgccgctctctcctgtcctcctccctttcgcctttctcgttcgttcgccgttcggcgtcttctgcgCCAGCGAACCAGACGACGGGGAAGCGGAAAGGTCGCCGGGGGATCGcgacttcctcgtcgtccttctcgcttctctcgccacCCGCCGCCTTATATACGGGTTGCGCCGTGAAGCacgcgctctcttcttcactcttcaGCCAGACCTGCGCCTCCCCCTTGTTGATGAGGAACTGGTCTTGCGACGCGAGAACGGTGGAGAGGTAGAAATCCAGTTCGGACTGCTGAGTGAGCGACTGCAGGTTGTggctgcgtttctgcttctcgagaAATGCAGCGTCCATGCTTCGGCCCGAGAGAAAGTCTAGAAGGTGATGTCTAGTGGAACCTGCAGAGACCGCGATGCCTCGACCTTCGtgtgaagaaaacgaggcagcgacagccggagaagacggagatgcagacgagaaggaagcgagcgcggggagaaggtgagggtcctctcgcttctcggaCTTCACAGCCGCGAAATAAGACTCTTGCTGCAGCTGATGCGCCATCAACCGCTGGTGAAGCAAAGACCGACCGAAGGTACTCGCCCCCGCAGCTCGCTGGCGGCGagcctgcgtcttcttcgttctcggcATCTCGAGTCAGAAtgggcagagagaacaccggggaagagagagaatgaggggaacagagacaatgagcggaacagagagaacgaggggaacagagagaacgaggaggaaaaaagaagaggagagaatgAATGAGAAAgagggcagaagaagaagatagAGGCAAAAAGGAAgtgaaggaaggagaggacgaaggagaggaaaacaagagaaagaaacg
This genomic interval carries:
- a CDS encoding hypothetical protein (encoded by transcript TGME49_208490) — protein: MPRTKKTQARRQRAAGASTFGRSLLHQRLMAHQLQQESYFAAVKSEKREDPHLLPALASFSSASPSSPAVAASFSSHEGRGIAVSAGSTRHHLLDFLSGRSMDAAFLEKQKRSHNLQSLTQQSELDFYLSTVLASQDQFLINKGEAQVWLKSEEESACFTAQPVYKAAGGERSEKDDEEVAIPRRPFRFPVVWFAGAEDAERRTNEKGEREEDRRERRSELRMRCKRKKKNRQRVAVLLKGKMEEATIHNVEFVSAHRREQQIKWSKKKQREDDKKKKGKSKPRLTAPGAKGPLADGELADEEEDLREEDMEEEDAEQEAEELGDEEKQEEDEEEGEEEEGEEEEGEEEEGEEEEGEGEEEEEGEEEEEGEEEEEQDEEKEQDGKGAEEEEESSFVSGCSVASKEPVEAAASNAIPSGGALPRTAAELEALERDAFLRWRRELAFLEEKQGVSLSPFERNLDVWRQLWRVVEKSHLLLQIVDGRDIRFFRSRDLEQFVKEVDSRKEAVLVVNKADLIPPSVRQKWAEALKKENVSHVFFSALKELTDQAREQEGERREQAKTTPKEEDDEQPEEEENAEEMEEGAGDKGKDSSGGGAYLGCWLDDEVENSPATSASSPPVLKTQDLLALLSLRRDQFLASFAAHKRREQAEKGSAEDSALLASPPPFIVGLVGFPNVGKSSVINALLGSKKVSVSRTPGKTRHLQTLVVGDTGLTLCDCPGLVFPRRVATKHHLVVNGVLPLDHMRGDFIPSIQLLCDRIPRQLLRLYGLPAAPPPPPLPPRLSKKLAGRQIEPRVSGGQVAGVLSPPELQLHAPAFLESLAQKRRFTAGGKGGQWDLYRVAKMVLKDHASGRVTACRGPDGRYYDGEQERRETEQTNAASFANGGPPDGDKATEGAAKAAQGAQIGDRDQGSEQREHTCEPAAEAMARPERGMTCDSEVQSRLSSSAPRERTLDDSGEEIKRMSHRLSAEAEAGKAFAAVASSRAPPPTQEKDLSEDIDPRLLQDLLDLTIDEDFAQIVGADKDVLALGEKPGHICREGNNGMTKRKMRHLQKQILKGRRPVS